The nucleotide window GCGCCCATGAAGGGGCCCTCGGAGGGTCGGGAGTCTCGCACTTCGTTGAACACATGCTGTTCAAGGGCACGACTCGCAGGGCTGGTCGCGAAATTTCTGCACAGGTGCAGGCCCATGGGGGCAACATCAATGCCTACACGTCGTTTGATCGGACAGTCTACTATATCGATCTGCCCTCCGAGCACGTTGGGCTCGCGTTCGATGTCCTGTCGGATGCCGTCCTGAACTCCCTTCTGCCCGAAGAGGAGTTTGCCAAGGAACGCGATGTGATCCTCCGCGAGATCGACATGGGGCGGGACGATCCCGACAGCCGGTTTTCCCAAACGCTGTTTGAAACCGCCTTTCGGGTGCATCCCTTCCGTCATCCAATTATTGGCTACCGTGATGTGTTCTCCGCTCTCACCCGCGAGGACCTGCATGGGTACTACCGCGAGCGCTATGTCCCCAACAACCTGGTCGTGGTGGTCGCGGGTGCAGTGGGGGCGGGAGAGGTGGTCGCTCTTGCAAACAAGTGGTTTGGCGAGGCCAAACGACGGAGAATCACCCCGGTTTTTATGCCGGAAGAGCCGCCCGTGATGGCAACTCGCATCGCGCACCGGTTTGAGCCTGTCGACGTGACCCGGGCTGCGCTTTCCTGGCTGATTCCCGGCATCTCACATCCCGATGCACCGGCCCTTGATTTGCTCGCAGTAACCTGGGGGGGAGGAGAGAGCGCTGAATTGTGGCAAACCCTGCGGGAGAAGGAGCGTCTCGTACACTCGATAGACGCCCATTGCTGGACCCCCGCGGAAAACGGGCTTTTCTCACTCTCGTTTCTGACTGAAGCGAAGGATCGCGAAGCGGCTGCTGCCAGGATCCGCGAACTCCTTGCTGACGTGGTCAAGCGCGGCTTCGGAGACGATGAAATTTCCCGGGCAAAGAGGCAGATGATCGTGTCCGAAATCAATTCGCGTAAGACGATGAGCGGTCAGGCGGGAAGGCTCGGCGTGGCTGAGACTGTGGCGGGCGACCTCGGTTTTGGATTGAAGTATTTTGATCGGCTCAAGTCGCTTGGCTCCGAGGACCTGGAACGAGTCGCCAAGAAATACCTGCTTTCGGGCGGCGAGATCTGGGTGTCGCAAAACCCGGTTTCATCGGCCCCGGTGCGGGCGACCGGCGCGAATCTCCGCGAGCGGACGGCTCTGGAGTTCGAGCGCATTGACTTCCCCAATGGGGCGAGGTTGTTGCTCCAACAGAACAGCAACCTACCGAATCTCCACCTGCGCGTGGGCTGGTTGGGCGGCTCGCTTGCCGAGGAGGCGAACCGGCGCGGCGCCACGTCGCTGCTCGCGACCCTGCTGACCAAAGACACGGCGAGACGTTCCGCCCTCGACGTGGCCGCGGCCATCGAGGGTGTTGGCGGGTCTTTCTATCCGTTTTCCGGCAATAACACGTTCGGAATTGCAATCGAGGTGCTGTCTTCGGATGTGGGGCTTGCACTCGAGTTGCTTGAAGAGGCGGTCGTGCAGCCCAGTTTTGAGAAGCGTTCATTCGAAGTGGAACGGGATTCGCAACTGGCCGCCCTCAGGCAGGACGAAGATGATATCGTCAGCCACGCCCGTCGATCGCTGCGGCAGCGCTTCTTTGGACCTCACCCGCTTGCCGTCGATTCCGGGGGCAAAATTGAGGATCTCCATGCGATGCAGCCTGAGGATATCCGACGCCTCTGGGAGCGCTGCAAGGGAGCAGGAAACCTGGTTTTGAGCGTCGTGGGCGACTTCGATCGGGCCACGCTTGTACCGAAACTCACCGATTGGCTTTCCCGCCTCCCTGCAGGCAGTCTCGAAGTCATGGAACCAAGCTGGTCCGGTCCCGACACCGCGGCGTCCGACATCGAGAAGATGCAGCGCGAACAGGCAGTTGTCTTGCAGGCATTTCCCGGACCCGGCGTTCACGCAGAGGATTACCTGGTATCTGAGGTGGCGGATGAACTTTTCAGCGGGATGTCTTCCCGGCTCTTTGAGCGTGTCCGCGAGGAAAAGGGACTGGCCTATTTTGTCCGGTCGACCCGAATCGTGGGGGTGCAAGCGGGGATGTTTGGGTTCATTGCCGGCACAAGGCCAGATAAGGCGGACGAGGTGCTTGCGGAGATGGATGCCGAGGTGGATCGCATGGCGGCGGGGGAAGTCGAGG belongs to Opitutaceae bacterium and includes:
- a CDS encoding pitrilysin family protein — its product is MKHTPKSDFSLLESVFRTPPRREVLPNGAVVIACEDFSAPVASVQVWVQTGSAHEGALGGSGVSHFVEHMLFKGTTRRAGREISAQVQAHGGNINAYTSFDRTVYYIDLPSEHVGLAFDVLSDAVLNSLLPEEEFAKERDVILREIDMGRDDPDSRFSQTLFETAFRVHPFRHPIIGYRDVFSALTREDLHGYYRERYVPNNLVVVVAGAVGAGEVVALANKWFGEAKRRRITPVFMPEEPPVMATRIAHRFEPVDVTRAALSWLIPGISHPDAPALDLLAVTWGGGESAELWQTLREKERLVHSIDAHCWTPAENGLFSLSFLTEAKDREAAAARIRELLADVVKRGFGDDEISRAKRQMIVSEINSRKTMSGQAGRLGVAETVAGDLGFGLKYFDRLKSLGSEDLERVAKKYLLSGGEIWVSQNPVSSAPVRATGANLRERTALEFERIDFPNGARLLLQQNSNLPNLHLRVGWLGGSLAEEANRRGATSLLATLLTKDTARRSALDVAAAIEGVGGSFYPFSGNNTFGIAIEVLSSDVGLALELLEEAVVQPSFEKRSFEVERDSQLAALRQDEDDIVSHARRSLRQRFFGPHPLAVDSGGKIEDLHAMQPEDIRRLWERCKGAGNLVLSVVGDFDRATLVPKLTDWLSRLPAGSLEVMEPSWSGPDTAASDIEKMQREQAVVLQAFPGPGVHAEDYLVSEVADELFSGMSSRLFERVREEKGLAYFVRSTRIVGVQAGMFGFIAGTRPDKADEVLAEMDAEVDRMAAGEVEEAELARCKVRLKAGRKMALQTNGSRAMLALTNTLYGYPVNDWCRYDERVEAVSVPLLQDFARNRLSPTKRVRLIVGP